One segment of Drosophila mauritiana strain mau12 chromosome 3R, ASM438214v1, whole genome shotgun sequence DNA contains the following:
- the LOC117145329 gene encoding sodium-coupled monocarboxylate transporter 2 — translation MDNYKFGTVDYVVLVGMTILSTGMGIYFGGFKKKQKNKKSVSEDTRRTNFGSEKIDEYLMGSRNMKVIPVSISLIGSFVSGVTIIGTPSEIYHYGTQYYLIILAIILQGIAFSYVYLPVYSALQIGSAYEYLGLRFSSSIRTTASFIYVFSMLTYLPFIVYVPALSLSQVSGINTHLIGLVIILACVAYTFMGGLKAVVHTDVWQVAVMFLSLVAVAVLGIYYSNGLVAVFDDAEQGGRLMLANTNPSPYVRHTVWSVLIGGFSFWTSVNAGGQHMVQRYMSLPSLKKSRQASFLFTIGVSIFIALCCFMGLLLFSKYKDCDPWSAGMISNDDQLLPLFVVQSVGHIYGMPGLFIAGIFGAGLSSLSSCFNTVSLVFLEDIVRGFFKMQPSERQSTILIKTCIIFQGIFAFLLLFLLQHLRGILSVCNSISSITAGTSFGIFTLGMLFPWANTIGTAVGGLSSVLLAGWISFGSQISAASGQLKSEMLPVSVKECVGNVTLPEGPWVDQNQVFPLYRLSYHWVSPIGVVTAVVVGALVSLLTKPPDIKTLHAELISPVIHRFLPRECFRGRNVNERTEESLIQ, via the exons ATGGACAACTACAAATTCGGCACAGTGGACTACGTAGTGTTGGTGGGCATGACTATATTATCCACGGGAATGGGAATATATTTCGGTGGCTTCAA gaaaaaacaaaaaaacaagaaaagtgTTTCAGAAGACACCAGAAGGACCAATTTTGGATCTGAGAAGATAGACGAGTATCTTATGGGTTCTCGAAATATGAAAGTGATCCCAGTATCCATCAGTCTTATAGGCAG CTTCGTATCGGGCGTTACCATTATTGGAACTCCTTCTGAGATCTATCATTATGGCACCCAATATTATCTCATCATCTTAGCCATTATTCTTCAAGGAATAGCCTTCTCCTATGTGTACTTGCCCGTGTACTCGGCTCTTCAAATCGGATCTGCATACGAG TACTTGGGATTGCGATTCAGCTCGAGCATTAGAACCACAGCAtcttttatatatgttttcagTATG CTTACTTACTTGCCATTTATTGTGTATGTTCCGGCATTATCGTTAAGCCAGG TTTCTGGTATTAATACCCATCTGATTGGACTGGTAATCATACTCGCTTGCGTTGCCTACACATTTATG GGTGGCCTGAAGGCTGTGGTCCACACGGATGTTTGGCAAGTGGCTGTTATGTTTCTCTCCCTGGTTGCGGTTGCTGTTTTGGGCATATACTACTCTAATGGCTTGGTAGCTGTTTTCGACGACGCGGAACAGGGTGGACGATTGATGCTGGCCAACACGAACCCATCTCCCTATGTGCGCCATACAGTGTGGAGCGTTCTCATCGGTGGCTTCTCATTCTGGACCTCCGTTAATGCCGGTGGTCAGCATATGGTGCAGCGATATATGTCACTACCTTCACTGAAGAAATCTCGGCAGGCTTCATTCCTCTTCACCATTGGAGTGTCCATCTTCATCGCTCTTTGCTGCTTTATGGGTTTGCTGCTTTTCTCGAAATACAAGGACTGCGATCCTTGGAGTGCTGGCATGATTTCG AATGACGATCAACTTTTGCCCTTGTTTGTGGTTCAAAGTGTTGGACATATTTATGGAATGCCTGGTCTGTTTATAGCCGGAATATTCGGAGCAGGCCTGAGTTCACTTTCCTCGTGTTTCAACACGGTTTCACTGGTCTTCCTGGAAGATATAGTCCGCGGATTCTTCAAGATGCAGCCTAGCGAAAGGCAGTCCACGATACTGATTAAAACGTGCATTATCTTCCAGGGAATTTTTGCCTTTCTTCTATTATTTTTACTACAACACTTGAGAGGCATTTTGAGTGTCTGCAATTCGATATCCTCGATTACGGCAGGCACTTCCTTTGGAATATTCACATTAGGAATGTTGTTCCCATGGGCAAACACAATAGGCACAGCCGTGGGCGGATTGTCTAGTGTCCTACTGGCTGGATGGATTTCATTTGGATCGCAGATCTCCGCAGCATCGGGTCAACTGAAATCTGAAATGCTTCCAGTTTCCGTGAAGGAGTGTGTGGGAAATGTGACGCTACCCGAAGGGCCTTGGGTGGATCAGAATCAAGTGTTTCCTCTGTACCGTCTATCTTACCATTGGGTTAGTCCCATTGGAGTCGTCACAGCAGTTGTGGTGGGAGCATTAGTATCCTTGCTAACTAAACCCCCAGATATCAAAACACTTCATGCTGAATTAATATCCCCAGTGATCCATAG ATTTCTTCCAAGGGAATGCTTCAGAGGTCGCAATGTAAATGAGAGGACTGAAGAAAGCCTAATACAGTAA